One Helicobacter cetorum MIT 00-7128 DNA window includes the following coding sequences:
- the ileS gene encoding isoleucine--tRNA ligase produces the protein MKEYKNTLNLNATTFSMKGNLSVNEPKTYAKWQEQGAFKRMQKRKNNHGSFTLHDGPPYANGHLHLGHALNKILKDIVVKREYFKGKKVYYTPGWDCHGLPIEQQILEQLEKEKTSLENPTLFREKCREHAKKFLEIQKEEFLQLGVLGDFEEPYKTMDFKFEASIYKALVEVAKKGLLKERHKPIYWSYACESALAEAEVEYKMKKSPSVFVAFSLKNESLEKLKVTKASLVIWTTTPWTLCANVAIALKRDAIYVLTKKGYIVAKALHEKLVALKVVDSEITHEFNANNLEYLVATNPLNNRESLVVLGKHVGLEDGTGAVHTAPGHGEDDYYLGLEYNLEVLMPVDEKGCYDESIIHKKLLDKSYLGEHVFKAQKRIIEQLGDSLLLEQEIEHSYPHCWRTHKPVIYRATTQWFILMDEPFIQNDGSKKTLREVALNAIEKVEFVPSSGKNRLKTMIENRPDWCLSRQRKWGVPLAFFIDKRTNKPCFETEVLEHVIKLFEEKGCDIWWEYSVVDLLPPSHKDNAKHYEKVMHILDVWFDSASTFKAVLEDYKGTKGQSPSDIVLEGSDQHRGWFQSSLLLGCILNNIAPFKKVITHGFIVDEKGEKMSKSKGNVVSLDSLLKKHGSDIVRLWVAFNDYQNDLRVSQTFFAQTEQHYKKFRNTLKFLLANFSDMTLKDLEHSHTFSSLDSFLLEKLETMSNEVNSAFEEHDFVKGLNILMAFVTNELSGIYLDACKDSLYCDSIDNEKRRAIQMVLLAVASRLCYFLAPILTHSIEEVLEHSGVLRAFLEAKDVFDLKDIKVLEKLRIKELKKQDFKEILELRSIFSEELDKLKKEGVIKNSLECGIEIKDKTLNENLVEELLMVSFVGQFKENMAKEKLSQNKKFVLFKAPFFKCPRCWRFKSELENTPCKRCEQVLKEQQ, from the coding sequence ATGAAAGAATACAAAAATACCCTAAATCTAAATGCGACTACCTTTTCTATGAAAGGGAATTTAAGCGTTAATGAGCCTAAGACTTATGCCAAATGGCAAGAGCAAGGGGCGTTTAAACGCATGCAAAAAAGAAAGAATAATCATGGGAGTTTCACTTTGCATGATGGTCCACCTTATGCGAATGGGCATTTGCATTTAGGGCATGCACTCAATAAGATTTTAAAAGATATTGTTGTTAAGAGAGAGTATTTTAAGGGGAAGAAAGTTTATTATACGCCCGGCTGGGATTGCCATGGCTTACCCATTGAGCAACAAATTTTAGAGCAATTAGAAAAAGAAAAAACAAGCCTAGAAAACCCCACGCTTTTTAGAGAGAAGTGTAGAGAGCATGCTAAGAAATTTTTAGAAATCCAAAAAGAAGAGTTTTTGCAATTAGGCGTTTTAGGGGATTTTGAAGAGCCTTATAAAACGATGGATTTTAAATTTGAAGCAAGCATTTATAAAGCCTTAGTAGAAGTGGCTAAAAAAGGGCTTTTAAAAGAACGCCATAAGCCCATTTATTGGAGTTATGCATGTGAGAGTGCTTTAGCTGAAGCTGAAGTGGAATATAAAATGAAAAAATCGCCTTCAGTGTTTGTAGCATTTAGTTTAAAAAATGAGAGTCTAGAAAAATTAAAGGTTACTAAAGCTAGTTTAGTAATTTGGACGACCACGCCTTGGACTTTGTGTGCGAATGTAGCGATTGCTCTAAAAAGAGACGCCATTTATGTGCTTACCAAAAAGGGTTATATCGTTGCAAAAGCCTTGCATGAGAAGTTAGTCGCTTTAAAGGTGGTGGATAGTGAGATTACGCATGAATTTAATGCGAATAATTTGGAATATTTAGTCGCTACAAACCCACTAAATAACAGAGAATCGCTTGTTGTTTTAGGCAAACATGTAGGTTTAGAAGATGGCACAGGGGCAGTTCATACAGCCCCTGGACATGGTGAAGATGACTACTATCTAGGCTTAGAATACAATTTAGAGGTGCTTATGCCTGTAGATGAAAAGGGTTGCTATGATGAGAGCATTATTCATAAAAAATTATTAGATAAAAGCTACCTAGGCGAACATGTTTTTAAGGCTCAAAAACGCATTATAGAGCAACTAGGCGATTCACTCTTGTTAGAACAAGAGATTGAGCATTCCTATCCACATTGCTGGAGAACGCACAAACCGGTGATTTATAGAGCGACGACGCAGTGGTTTATTCTAATGGACGAGCCTTTTATTCAAAATGATGGCTCTAAAAAAACTTTAAGAGAAGTGGCTCTAAATGCGATTGAGAAAGTGGAATTTGTGCCTAGCTCTGGGAAAAATCGCCTAAAAACCATGATAGAGAATCGCCCTGACTGGTGCTTGAGTAGGCAAAGAAAATGGGGTGTTCCATTAGCCTTTTTTATAGACAAACGCACGAATAAGCCTTGTTTTGAAACAGAAGTCTTAGAACATGTGATTAAACTTTTTGAAGAAAAGGGCTGTGATATATGGTGGGAATATAGCGTAGTGGATTTATTGCCCCCTAGTCATAAAGATAATGCTAAACACTATGAAAAAGTCATGCATATTTTAGATGTGTGGTTTGATAGTGCTAGCACCTTTAAGGCGGTTTTAGAAGACTATAAGGGGACAAAAGGGCAAAGTCCTAGCGATATTGTTTTAGAAGGGAGTGATCAGCATAGGGGGTGGTTTCAAAGCTCGCTCTTACTAGGCTGTATTTTAAATAACATTGCCCCTTTTAAAAAGGTTATTACGCATGGCTTTATCGTAGATGAAAAGGGCGAAAAGATGAGTAAATCTAAGGGCAATGTCGTGTCCTTAGATAGCTTACTCAAAAAGCATGGGAGCGATATTGTGCGTTTATGGGTGGCGTTTAATGACTATCAAAACGATTTAAGAGTCTCTCAAACCTTTTTTGCCCAAACTGAGCAACATTATAAGAAATTCCGAAACACCTTAAAATTCTTACTCGCTAATTTTAGCGATATGACGCTTAAAGATTTAGAACACTCTCATACTTTTAGCTCTTTAGATAGTTTCTTATTAGAAAAATTAGAAACCATGAGTAATGAAGTTAATAGTGCGTTTGAAGAGCATGATTTTGTTAAGGGCTTGAATATTTTAATGGCGTTTGTTACTAATGAATTGAGTGGGATTTATTTAGATGCTTGTAAGGATAGCTTGTATTGTGATAGCATAGACAATGAAAAACGCCGAGCCATTCAAATGGTTTTGCTGGCTGTAGCTAGTAGGTTGTGTTACTTTCTAGCTCCGATTTTAACACACAGCATTGAAGAAGTCTTAGAGCATAGCGGAGTGCTTCGTGCGTTTTTAGAAGCTAAAGATGTGTTTGACTTAAAAGATATTAAGGTTTTAGAAAAACTTCGCATTAAAGAACTAAAAAAGCAAGATTTTAAAGAAATCTTGGAATTGCGTTCTATTTTTAGTGAAGAGCTAGACAAATTGAAAAAAGAAGGCGTAATCAAGAATTCACTAGAATGTGGCATTGAAATTAAAGACAAAACGCTCAATGAAAACTTAGTAGAAGAATTGCTTATGGTAAGCTTTGTGGGGCAATTTAAAGAGAATATGGCTAAAGAAAAATTAAGCCAAAACAAAAAATTCGTGCTTTTTAAAGCCCCCTTTTTTAAATGCCCCAGATGTTGGCGTTTTAAAAGCGAGTTAGAAAATACACCTTGTAAGCGTTGCGAGCAAGTTTTAAAAGAACAACAATAA
- the rsmA gene encoding 16S rRNA (adenine(1518)-N(6)/adenine(1519)-N(6))-dimethyltransferase RsmA, translated as MVVAKKSLGQHFLTDESFLDQIVSALPPLDQVNLIEIGVGLGDLTCKLLDLYPLKTYEIDNELCERIRARLEREKRRFALELVSQDALFLNEQEPYFLVSNLPYYIATRLVLNALKDPKCRGLLVMTQKEVALKFCAKENTQNALSVLAGAIGNATLLFDVPPSAFSPPPKVFSSVFQVIKERSKEDTLACLGQKGVLEKMDFDKALTLGFDRLEDFLKACFIAPRKTLSNNLKKSVSYQEKLAKVLEFLELEGQPHSIRASEIRDYLKLLDFILD; from the coding sequence ATGGTTGTAGCCAAGAAGTCCTTAGGACAGCATTTTTTAACAGATGAGTCGTTTTTAGACCAGATTGTAAGCGCTTTGCCCCCATTAGACCAAGTGAATTTAATTGAAATTGGAGTGGGGCTAGGCGATTTGACTTGCAAGTTGTTAGATTTGTATCCGCTAAAGACTTATGAAATAGATAACGAGCTGTGTGAGCGCATACGAGCAAGGCTTGAGAGAGAGAAAAGGCGCTTTGCTTTGGAGCTTGTGTCTCAAGATGCGCTTTTTTTAAACGAGCAAGAGCCTTATTTTTTAGTCTCTAATTTGCCTTATTACATCGCTACTAGGCTTGTATTAAATGCTCTTAAAGACCCTAAGTGTAGGGGTTTATTAGTGATGACACAAAAAGAAGTAGCGTTAAAGTTTTGTGCCAAAGAAAACACTCAAAACGCCTTAAGTGTTCTAGCTGGTGCTATAGGGAATGCCACTCTTTTATTTGATGTGCCACCTAGTGCGTTTAGTCCGCCACCTAAGGTGTTTTCTAGCGTGTTTCAAGTCATTAAAGAGCGTTCTAAAGAAGACACATTAGCTTGTTTAGGGCAAAAGGGTGTCTTAGAAAAAATGGATTTTGACAAGGCGTTAACACTTGGCTTTGACAGATTAGAAGATTTTTTGAAAGCTTGTTTCATAGCCCCTAGAAAGACGCTTTCAAACAATCTTAAAAAAAGCGTTTCTTATCAAGAAAAGCTTGCTAAGGTGTTAGAATTTTTAGAACTAGAGGGACAACCCCATAGCATAAGGGCATCTGAGATTAGAGATTATCTCAAGCTCTTAGATTTTATTTTGGATTAG
- a CDS encoding RNA-binding S4 domain-containing protein: MRIDKFLQSVGLIKRRVLATDMCNEKAVQLNGSCTKPSKEVKVGDIISLHYLKGVEEYTILQVPTLKNVPRKDIHLYVEPKNTTK; this comes from the coding sequence ATGCGAATAGATAAATTTTTACAATCAGTGGGTTTAATTAAAAGGCGTGTTTTAGCGACAGATATGTGTAATGAAAAGGCTGTGCAACTTAATGGTAGTTGCACTAAACCTAGCAAGGAAGTAAAAGTGGGCGATATTATTAGCTTGCATTATCTAAAAGGAGTAGAAGAATACACTATTTTACAAGTGCCTACTTTAAAAAATGTGCCTAGAAAAGATATACATCTTTATGTAGAGCCTAAAAACACCACTAAATAA
- a CDS encoding outer membrane beta-barrel protein has product MDRSGLFAGLGYSGMYSWNVLPNGFLSTNWTNGRIDNNLLGVSSETYMILDRKNPNTLLNGANFKVGYQYIAPVRVKKMSFGVRGGFQYAYSVGDYMDTNTISYQYRHAFFNNNDPLNQIMKILNPWLATTQNKIINNYKTSSSIIMNTYSFFIDFLHNIYENDKLFVGYFIGAGLGGESVQVGYFGRWNSQVAQFQGYGSLGLRMGDRHHTLELSASIHGDAPNCSKKKPKTCESIRPMQVKIPRGFFESYVTWSADYVYRF; this is encoded by the coding sequence GTGGATAGAAGCGGTCTTTTTGCTGGACTTGGGTATAGTGGGATGTATTCGTGGAATGTGCTTCCTAATGGTTTTCTATCAACAAATTGGACTAATGGTCGTATAGACAATAATCTTTTAGGTGTTTCTTCAGAAACTTATATGATTTTAGATAGAAAAAATCCTAACACACTTCTAAATGGTGCTAATTTTAAAGTAGGTTATCAATACATCGCTCCTGTTAGAGTTAAAAAAATGAGTTTTGGAGTGAGGGGAGGGTTTCAATACGCTTATAGCGTCGGTGATTATATGGATACAAATACAATTAGTTATCAATACCGACATGCATTTTTTAATAATAACGATCCGTTAAATCAAATAATGAAAATATTAAATCCATGGTTAGCAACAACGCAAAATAAGATTATAAATAATTATAAAACATCTTCAAGTATTATTATGAATACTTATAGCTTTTTCATAGATTTTTTGCATAATATTTACGAAAACGATAAATTATTTGTCGGTTATTTTATAGGGGCTGGACTAGGGGGTGAGAGCGTGCAGGTTGGATATTTTGGAAGATGGAATAGCCAAGTTGCACAATTTCAAGGCTATGGCTCGTTAGGTTTGAGAATGGGCGATAGACACCACACGCTAGAATTGAGCGCTAGTATTCATGGCGATGCTCCAAATTGCTCTAAGAAAAAGCCAAAGACTTGTGAGAGCATAAGACCTATGCAAGTAAAAATCCCTAGAGGATTTTTTGAAAGTTATGTTACATGGAGTGCGGATTATGTCTATCGGTTTTAA
- a CDS encoding CpaF/VirB11 family protein codes for MQTLQTHRVLQALIAHFTPFLESGITELIINNEQELWLYKVNNTREKIKAELFSKEFLLRFCEQLASFRGLFFDEFHPTLNCSIPFTRYRVSANHFSITTNHQITLNIRVPQLNPLNLDDFAFKTSDKESLKELALKGHNILISGETSSGKTSLLNALLNCVNKDERIVSVEDSQELDLKAFENSIGLLVGKQENGCFNYEDALNMAMRLNPDRLIVGEIDTRNAALFLRLGNTGHKGMLSTIHASSAKKTLEALSLNLGMRYSHSLDKDLMQAYFKSAIDVIIHVNRIKNVRQITEVLFTKEF; via the coding sequence TTGCAAACTTTACAAACCCATAGAGTTTTACAAGCCCTAATCGCCCATTTTACGCCTTTTTTAGAAAGTGGCATTACAGAACTGATTATCAATAACGAACAAGAACTTTGGCTTTATAAAGTCAATAACACACGAGAAAAAATCAAAGCGGAGCTTTTTAGCAAGGAATTTTTACTGAGATTTTGTGAGCAATTAGCAAGTTTTAGGGGGTTATTTTTTGATGAATTTCACCCTACGCTTAATTGCTCCATTCCTTTTACACGCTATAGAGTGAGTGCGAATCATTTTAGCATTACCACTAACCATCAAATTACGCTTAATATCCGTGTGCCACAACTTAACCCCTTAAATTTAGATGATTTCGCTTTTAAAACAAGCGATAAAGAGAGCTTAAAAGAATTGGCATTAAAGGGGCATAATATTCTTATTAGTGGGGAGACTTCAAGTGGGAAAACAAGCTTGCTAAACGCTCTTTTAAATTGTGTGAATAAAGATGAAAGAATTGTGAGCGTTGAAGATAGTCAGGAGCTAGATTTAAAGGCGTTTGAAAATTCTATAGGGCTTTTAGTGGGTAAGCAAGAAAATGGGTGCTTTAATTATGAAGATGCCTTGAATATGGCTATGCGACTAAACCCTGATAGGCTCATTGTAGGCGAGATTGACACAAGAAATGCGGCACTATTTTTGCGTTTAGGAAACACGGGGCATAAGGGCATGCTTTCAACCATTCATGCAAGTAGTGCTAAAAAAACTTTAGAAGCTCTTTCATTGAATTTGGGCATGCGATATTCGCATTCTTTAGATAAGGATTTGATGCAAGCGTATTTTAAGAGTGCGATTGATGTCATTATCCATGTCAATAGAATCAAAAATGTGCGTCAAATTACTGAAGTGTTATTCACTAAAGAGTTTTAA